DNA from Xiphophorus maculatus strain JP 163 A unplaced genomic scaffold, X_maculatus-5.0-male Unplaced_Scaffold_BN000196F, whole genome shotgun sequence:
cctgagctcattatatgagctacttctcagttcaacactaataaaaatgttgttaaagggttaacagagaaGCGATGTTGTTATGAGGAGGCGGAGTTTCCTGGAGGCGgggtttcagaaaaagcaggagcttcttaaagagacacagccCCAATTCCAGGGTTTTAagttacaaagtcaaaattcttttaagtcttatttgaaatgtaaatgcGTTTTCATAacaactaaaagtaaaatatttgcttgaTTGTGTTATACAATGACaatgtgtgcctggaaaataatactgccccttttaataataaactgttCTGATATCCGGTTTCTGTTTTAGACCCCAGTGAAGGTGAGAACTAGTAACCCGAAcaacaaaaaggtaaataaCATCCTCGTCATTCACGCAAAAACTTTATTATCCAAGATGTTTCTTTTGGACAAATTAAAGCACAtgataattttataaatatatgctctctctctctctcagcagGAGATTGGAGTCCAGCAGCAACAGATACTCCACATTATTTTACGATCAGAAACAACACTGGACAATTCTGCTGCCCTGTTTTCATTATATGTTGTGATGATTAttgtatttctgcagctttaagatgcCAAAGATAATTTAATTATGCTATATCTCTTCAAGAATCAGATGCGctctaattttacattttcgCTCATGTCATAAATAGGATAGGTCGCACATTCATAAATTGAAATGTTGTAAGAttcttgtgaaataaaattaaagatgaaaattacAAACTCCGTTCTTTCCTACGTAGCTGGATTTGTAGCTTTTACAGTTATGCTATGTTTGCAATAAATACGAAATTGTCACAGAGTTTGGATATCGGTGcctgttttcaataaaatgagTGAAAGTTCATGAATGCATGGTGTGTAAAACATTAATGATGTTGATTGgactgttttaaagttttgttcagtgtcaacagaaaatagtATTTAAGTTTCCAGTCCAAGATGATATCTACATGAGTATTCAGTCCATTACAagttaaaagcagaaagaatggaataagttattttcaaacTGGTGGAAAATGATCCTACATGTGGACTTTCATTGCTTGGTCAGTTTACTGGTATTAAAATTGATTCCACAATCTGCAGAAAGATTTAACAAGATGAACAATGAGGTTGTTAACATGTGAaacaaattgtgattttattgtgtacttattaaaataacatgtcAAACAATTGATTAAAGGCCCTATACTAAAGCTTAAAGCCTTATTAAGCAGTTTAACCCAAAATGGCTTCTGTTAGGTGGACAGGAAGTGTCAGTTCTCCATGGTGAAAGACAAAAGACTGAAGTCGGAGGttttaaattccaaaataaaaaacaattttttaggTTGTTTTGATCAATTCAGTGCAACTTGTGCCAAAATAAAACGTAAAGAATATTCCTCCGACACACAGAATGTCATTATCAGGCCAGGAAATCAGGCTTGTTGTGCAGcgatgtcacttcctgtgtttgaatggcgcagataaaatagaaaaaaatgaacaaaatgttcacttttgaCAGTATGTGCATTGACTGCTcttcttttgtagtttttttttactaaattttaaactaatcttttatttaatgagaaaaattcTATATATTAGAACGTTCACTAATGTAATAATTTGCAAAATCTGTTATCTTCATTCTCTCCTATTTACATTAggtttttgagaattttttgtttgttttgcacatcATATCTTCGTCTAGTTTTTGAGCAAATGaatcttttaatttaagctAAACTGAACATGACCTTTAAACAAATGGTTACCTAAAACCGTTTAACTGGGGTGTCTTTTCATGAGTCACCTTAGTTTAAGGAAGTTAAACTAAGTGTCAAAACATTGTGTGGGAAGTGTCAAAATATTTGTGGTAGTACTTATTCTTTAGCTATGATGTTTCTcagatgaagataaaaaaagtgACCATGAGCTCACAGAACAGGAAACTAGCGCTACTGATCGGAAATTTCAGTGATATGAAAAGAACGTGTTAGTGTCAGAGCTGGACGTTACGAAGCAACACTCTGTGCTTGTTTGTGAACTTTTAACATTAATAATGACAaaagttttaggttttattttagtgatGAATGCACTTCTCTGCTGCAGACATGCTGaaggtattttctcttttattcttcatatttatttataatctcAGGATGAACCACGTCTGTATAAACTGCAtgataaatgtgctaaatgtgtTGTGCTGCGTTTTAGGCGCAATTCTGACTATTGATCCCAACTGGTCGACTTTTCATCCTGGAGAGAGCGTGACGTTCATTTGTGACATGAATGAAGGCAAAGACACCGACTGGGaatatgagataaaaaaaaatggagaacaatTTCTTCGCTCCAACCCGTACAAAAGCTTCACATTACTACCTATCCAAATCGATCACAGTGATGAATACCAGTGTTGTGGACTCAGGAAGAGCTCTGGTGATACCAAGTGCAGTGATACTGTCTCTTTAACTGTTACTGGTGAGTCCAAATGATCTTATTCAACCAGATTTGTACATTGTTGAGAGTTGTGTAGCTAATACACATGTTTACTCCTCTGTAAGTTAAATCTATATGCAGAAAAtcactttagctttttttttgttcctagTTATTTTTCATTAGGTGAGCTAATCACAGAATAGCATAAATTGTTTgtcatcttttgttttctcttctttttctttcttttttttatttgggtttttaaattaagataacTATTTCAAGATAACACGTGATTCCCATTAGAGAAACTCAATTATAGATTTTTGTCATATATTATGATGagacatttgaatatttgttcTCAGTCTGACTGAACAATAACTAAACATATTAACTgacgtttttatttcatttcattaacaTCAGCTCAACCCAAACCCACACTGACTGCAGGTCCTACAACCataccagtagggggcagtgtgacactgagctgctctctgccctctgctggatggaaatACAAATGGTACATAAGGACCAAAAACACACCTGAAGTTCAACTcactgatgaagaaaacagagatatTAATGTAGCACAAGCAGGAATATACCGATGTCTGGGaatgagaggaaatgaaaactaTCAAAGTCTTGTAAGTGACGAAGTCAGCATCACAATAAGCTGTaagttcaattatttattttaaatgcagttgattattctttactttttagcTTAAACTCATGaggtgtttttaatttatttttatgttttggtttgttttcaactGTCCATATCTGATGGAAACAGTTTCCAACAAGGTTGTTGTGACTCGACAACCAAACTGGCCTCAGATGTTCAGTGGTGAGTCGATCACTCTGACATGTGAGGTCCAGGGAGGAGAAACCACTGATTGGACGTGTGAATGGAGGAGAGAtgggaaaactgtaaaaatgggAAATGATAAACATCTGACTGTCAATGTTAATGAGTCCAGTAGTGAAGAGTACATGTGTCAGTGTAGACGCAGAGACGACTGGCATTCTTTGACAAAGTGGAGTGAAAAGATCCCAGTGTCTGTGTCAGGtgagtcatattttttttttcgtcaTGACCAGCCCAACATGTAATAAAACCAGGCAGCTGGTTTTGGTCGGAGCCCAAAGACTAGCTGAGCGTCGTCCGGAAAAGTCAGTTCAAAAccctttgaactgccttgttgctgaaatgtgctctgcaaattcaaaacacagtttaaatattctgattaTATTCCATTCAAGTGATAaggtatttgtgttttttttctctctctctgctggtgTCTAATCATGGGAAAACAATCTTATCCTCATCGCAAACAAATGTGGCACTGATTGAAAATGCACTGTCACGCTGGCCCCTCCTGTTTGATTTTAACTGTAGCTGCACATTTTATTCTCAATAGAAAAGATATATGTGGAAATGATATAAATGGCTAAAAGttctaaatattttcactaataTATGACTTTGAAGTAGCATGTCAAGAAGTTTGCAGTGAAAAAGCTAATATATGAAAAagcttttaagatgttttttcattgttttccatTAGGTGAGTATGTTGTTGATGTAGTGTAAATCTAAGAGTCAatgcataataaacaaaaacattttgtcaaaagaCTGCACATGAGATgaaaacctaataaaaaaatgactacccacaaaaagaaacaatttgcaaataggaaaaatgttttctttctttctttctaaagaaaatactttttttccctttaaatgaacatttaggCGATAGAAACAACATTATGTTAATGAGACCTAACATTGATAATGGTATTCAATATATTTCTGTAAACCTTTCTATGATTATATTTAAACTGCATAGTGTGTGTTCAAAGGAACATGGAGGACGTCCAGATTTAGTTGCTATGGATACGTATCTATCAGTTGGTTGTAGGTGGGGATTCTGCTCAGCTGGGGGACAAAATGtgtctgaagacattttttgttgagttttattttcattttagtttacattttaggTTCTACATGTAAACTCTATTTTTCTAATAACTGAGTAAGAAGTAAAtgagattgtaaaaaaaacaaaccaaaatgaaCATGACACTGTTCTTTCCAGTAACAGTGTCCACTCCTGTCAGCTCTTCATCTGATGTCCTTATGATCATCGGACCTGTCGGTGGAATCCTCCTGGTTCTTCTTCTGGTGTTACTGTGGTACTACAGGCGGTCCAAAGGTGAGATTGGTCATTGTTAAGGTATAGTAACAATATTTGAACGATGAAGTATTAAGAGAATATATTTGTTGTTCACAGATTTACGCTGCCGCTGGTCAGTAAAGCGCATCACTTCACCTCAAATATCTaaaattgatacatttttgtgaaaagatTTACACCATTTACACTGTTTTAGGTGGAAGCTGTTAAAAATCAGCTGCGGAGTAAATAATGGATTCAACAAGAATGACACCAATGAGAGCAGCTCTCCTCTGCATGGtcagaaattaaacaatttttgtcCTTAATACTCTAGACATTTTTAGCTATGTTATCATTTGTATCGATAAGATTGCGTTTACATATTCAGTAAGGAAAGCTTTAGAATTTGCTCAGTGAAATCAACAAATGGCTGCGTGTGAGTTAATGCAATATtctattcactttttttcctgCACTGTAGGTGACGATCATATCTACGAGTCGGTCAACTTCTCAGACTCCAGTGGAAATGGTAAAGTGAATCTTTTCCACCAGATATAACTGCTGCATGTTCAAATGCAGGCAACTGATCTGAAAAatcctgaaatgtttcagtggcAGACAAACCCAGAGATGCAACCTACTCTCTCATTGAACTGAAAAACTTTGGGAAAGAGAGTAAGtcacaaaaacaacttaaagaagaaaaatatcagcCTAGTTTAgatcactttgttttttgtttgtttttttagaaattgtgaCTTGTTTATTTGAACAGGTATCCCAAATGAACCAGTAGAGGGCGCTGTTTACTATCGTCTGGAATCAGGAATGAAAGGTACAGTCAACTCCaacttaatattttactttccaTCGCTATCGACCaatgtttgacaaaaacaaagcttctttttgtgacaaaatagaaatgcttaaatgtttttacacactGTAACCCGTCTTGatgtaagtaaaaatataaatatttagacaTGTGAtacaatattcaaaaataaaataaaccgaAAGTGAATTTGTGCTTATTACCTACTTGTATTTAGAATTAAGAATTTACAGGAAAAATTATTGTAGGAATGTAAAGTTTAAatcgagtaaaaaaaaaaagtaatttgtgtaTGAAAAAGTACATTGAAGTCTTACAGTCGTTGTCCTTTCACAGGTAGGGGGCGCCCTGGAGCAAAAGAAGAGGCTGTTTATTCAGAAATCAACTCAGGACCAGAGAACAATAACACCATCTAGGTGTAGTTCAGTCTACAGCTTCTAACTCATGTCATTTTTGTAGGATCTATTGTGACAAGCCAAATATTAACCTttcataaaactgattttaactGTTGCTTTGTATGTGTTAAAATAATCCCTCTCAACATTCCCAGTTATTTATTATACTGGTAATTCTGCTTTACTTTGCTTTAATATACAGAGTGAGTATATTAGTTACACACTCTGTATAAAAATACATGATTcatgaaatcaaacaaaacttttcctgttttgagttaattaaaattactcaaattctttttaatttctcaaCAGTACAATGGTAAACACGGGggatatgtaaaaatatgtttatccttaaaattcaaacatttttttttttttttttttttaatatttggatGAACTTTCGTCTAACTGTATGAATTAGGTAAATTTGTAAATTTGGTGTCTTTCTGTTTGCTTCTCAAAGTGgttttctgaaattttaagCAAATGTGAGTAGTGGAACATGagtatttttatgattaaagttCAGTATTAAcaaatgacatatttttcatgttcCATGAGATGCAATTTAATACTCAACTGTGTAATTTACAAACTGTGTCACAAGACTGTGACGCAGTTTGTAAATTGGTGtatgtttttatagaaatgtgcataaatatctagatgtataaatgtataaacatgaataaatgacATAGTCTCTACAACACAGAGACGTTATTCAGGTATTCATTAAATAGTAGGTAgtgtttgatcattttctttattgtctCACACAAACAAATGAGGAAATGAACAATTTGACAGTAATTGtaaatcaaatgtaatattttaataaatcacatttatattacTACTATATTTTATAGTGCTACACAGGGCTGTTGTggatattttgaaatttttagtattGTCAAAAGTAATTATAATTAAACACTTACATAAATACCCTGTTCTacaataaacattatttatttaaatgattcattACCAAAATAGACGCTGTGTTCTGTCCCTGACTTGTGTTTACAGCTAGTGGCCAGCAGATGGAGACATTAAGTCATAGTTTTCCAAGTTATCGGTCCAGAAACTGGCCGCCAGTTCAATAATGTGACGCAGGAATAAAACTTGTGTGTCTTCAtgattctgctgcttcacatgaaCCTGATCCATCCAGTGTGTTTGGGCTGTGGAGGAAACGGCAACAATGACAAACAGCTCCAATTATCACAgtgtgttaatttattattatttgttcagGATTTGTTCTGTATAGAGTATAGAGTGACAAACCTGCATGCTGCTTTAAGAAATAATAGATGACCGaagactaatttaaaaaaaaaagaaaagctaagtGCTTTAAtgaaagcagtttttgttttttgctctttctAGGTTTTAAGTatcaggaggaaaataaaagaaacatcaattcattttttacaatattgttatttttagagagttgaaaaattaaaacagtggAGTAGCAGTTGGAGATACAATACCTGAtacaaaatcaattaaaatgcattttccagTTATTGAAAGTAatatattaacaataaaaaacagaaaagaaaagtgtgttttacTTCATTTCCTGATAACAACAgtgaacattatttatttaatctgtgaatcttggtggggggaaaaaatcccacCTTCTTCTGTCAGTGACTTGTGCTTACAGATAGTGGCCAGCAGATGGTGCTATTAAGTAGTCATTTCTGTCAGAGTTCCAGTAAAGGGCTGAATGTCCGGTGATCCATCCAGGAAGAAAacttgtgtgtctgcaggattctgctgcttcacatgaacctgctccatccagtctgattggctgtggaGGAAACGGCAGCAGAACATCTCACACATCCATCATCAAGCTCAacatcctcatcctcactgAAACACAGCTGCTGCCTGAAGCTGCAACAACCATGTTAGCTTAGCACAAACAACAATTCAGAGAGTCTTGAAACACATATTATTTCTTCTGAAACTAGAATAAATGGGACAATTTTTAGATTCAGTTGAATGGacaatttagattaaaacacCAGGAAGGAAGTGCCAGACCTAAACTCTGAAACAATGGCCTGCAGTCTGTATTCAAAAGCCTGCCACAAGAGGGCAGTGCTGAGTCGTCATACTATTAAAGAGAACTTCTGCTTCTTTGGTCAACATTTCTTGAGCAGGATGTCACTGAAGATGAAGCTCAGCACATTTGCAATTGTATTTATAGAGTTTCTGCAGGACACTCTGTAATGTTTCCTCGTCTCTTGGTGGAAGATCTGGactaaagtgaaatatttagtaaagaaaactgaaaattaagtAACATCAGAAAACCAAATGCTTTTCCACGACCTCACAGCCAAAACCCATGCTGGGTTAGCAGAGCTGCTAACGGCTTCTTTATGCTGAGCTAAGAAATTAATATATGACATATTGTAGATGAGGCTAAAGTTAGGATCAGGTTAAAGGTCAGTGTGTGGTGTAGGTTTGACTGATATCATTGTTAGAGGAttattctgctgaaaataagATTTTCCATCCTTCTTCTTGTATCACAAACAGACGCTGctaaatgaaacacagaaactttttttcactctccgtacatttttagagtttcttcttaaatctatttaaatctaatagcTCTGAGGCTATAAGTGAtttacttttgtgtgtttttgtcaggcagaaatttatttataccCCCTTAGGGTCCAACAGGTTAAACTCCAAACTATTTCACACTGTCTGATCTCATGTCTGTTTATTCACACCTAAGACCTTATATATCTGTGATAGGTGAGATCATTCTCACCATCACTTGTTTTTAGATGAAAAGGggattttatggtttgtttgcCAGAGAGTTCGCACGCAACACAAACCAAGTAGTGAATTAAACACTTAAACTATTCATGTGTTACAATAATGctgtttacagtttatttaaagtgaatttcattttatggttttaaaaaagcagaagaagcttatctattgattttattttttattaactcttttgcaaaaaaaaaagaaaaaaaagtcctgtgCTTCTTTTACCACAACTTGTCATCATTGGAGCGGAAACATCACAGCAGAAACTCAGTGCAGTGATgtcagtgtttaaaataaacgttGTCCCGTCATTCTCAGATAAAACGTTGATCCTGTTTCAGACGGCTCCATTTCTCTAGAGACGTTGCAGAGGCAGCATGTTATGAAAGGAAGATTATTGGACCAAAGCAGAGCAACACATGGTTCCAGGTTGAGGTCAGGATGGGGAACACCTCACCCAGGGTTCTGGTCTCACTCTGTAAGTAGATCACTTTATCTGTATGAATGATGCAGATTAGAAGAACATCGTCTTTGACATCTTGTCTGCTGTAATATCTACTTTATCTTCCATTGTATTTGTGTAGCTTTACTTAGTATAACCATTTGTTCTTGATGTGTTTGCTGCAACTTCAAACAGGTTATTTCAGTGACAAATTactaacacaaacatttctgtgcaaacattttgaaaagctgtttATTGTAAAATCAGACTTTAGCACAGAACTTTATATCCCATACAACTAATGTGggagaaatgaaaatattatataacaaagatgaaaaatgaaacatgatctGATACAAGAGActtaaattattcattaaaaacttttatcacGTTTTTACCAGTAGAGATGAGTGTGAAGTTTCCGTAGCCGTGCAGAACGTCTGCAGATGTTCTGTCTTCAGTCAGGATGTGAAGTTtataaaatgaagttttaactcatcagaaaaacaacaataaactaaaacatttgatcTTATTCTtatcagaacaaataaatactcAATATATTTATCatagttgcatttatttaacaggTAAACAGAGTCATAGCTGAGTGTGAGggtttggcaaatatttttgatttaatttaattaatttattatttatgctgaTGAACTTTCAACCTTTATTTCAGTGCTGAACACACTGCTCTGCTGTGGACAAACTCTTGGTAATTTCAgcctttaatctgtttttaatcatttatccTCTCAGGAACAGAATccagtttatcttttatatcagatattattctgtgtttatcttttaatttttatcttgatgtgtttttgttataaatcaAAAGACAAACTTGCTGAATGTTGGTTCTGTTATAGATCCTGTGCTGACTGTTGAACCCAACTGGTTGAATTTTTATGTTGGAGAGATTGTTACATTTATCTGTGACATGAATGTAGGAAGAGACACTGACTGGAAATACCGGCTTTAAAGGAATGGTCAAGAATTTGTTCCCTATCAGTCAGATAAACGTTTCAGTTTTCAACGTATATCTACTAGTTATAGACATGAATTTCAGTGCTGTGTATGCTGGAAGGGTTCATCTGACAATAAGTGcagtaaaactgtcactgttacTGTCTCAGGTAAGacctgaatattttaaagaattacaaagttttat
Protein-coding regions in this window:
- the LOC111607937 gene encoding leukocyte immunoglobulin-like receptor subfamily A member 6 isoform X1 yields the protein MTKVLGFILVMNALLCCRHAEGAILTIDPNWSTFHPGESVTFICDMNEGKDTDWEYEIKKNGEQFLRSNPYKSFTLLPIQIDHSDEYQCCGLRKSSGDTKCSDTVSLTVTAQPKPTLTAGPTTIPVGGSVTLSCSLPSAGWKYKWYIRTKNTPEVQLTDEENRDINVAQAGIYRCLGMRGNENYQSLVSDEVSITISFSNKVVVTRQPNWPQMFSGESITLTCEVQGGETTDWTCEWRRDGKTVKMGNDKHLTVNVNESSSEEYMCQCRRRDDWHSLTKWSEKIPVSVSVTVSTPVSSSSDVLMIIGPVGGILLVLLLVLLWYYRRSKDLRCRWWKLLKISCGVNNGFNKNDTNESSSPLHGDDHIYESVNFSDSSGNVADKPRDATYSLIELKNFGKESIPNEPVEGAVYYRLESGMKGRGRPGAKEEAVYSEINSGPENNNTI
- the LOC111607937 gene encoding leukocyte immunoglobulin-like receptor subfamily A member 6 isoform X2, giving the protein MTKVLGFILVMNALLCCRHAEGAILTIDPNWSTFHPGESVTFICDMNEGKDTDWEYEIKKNGEQFLRSNPYKSFTLLPIQIDHSDEYQCCGLRKSSGDTKCSDTVSLTVTAQPKPTLTAGPTTIPVGGSVTLSCSLPSAGWKYKWYIRTKNTPEVQLTDEENRDINVAQAGIYRCLGMRGNENYQSLVSDEVSITISFSNKVVVTRQPNWPQMFSGESITLTCEVQGGETTDWTCEWRRDGKTVKMGNDKHLTVNVNESSSEEYMCQCRRRDDWHSLTKWSEKIPVSVSVSTPVSSSSDVLMIIGPVGGILLVLLLVLLWYYRRSKDLRCRWWKLLKISCGVNNGFNKNDTNESSSPLHGDDHIYESVNFSDSSGNVADKPRDATYSLIELKNFGKESIPNEPVEGAVYYRLESGMKGRGRPGAKEEAVYSEINSGPENNNTI